The proteins below are encoded in one region of Parus major isolate Abel chromosome 7, Parus_major1.1, whole genome shotgun sequence:
- the RUFY4 gene encoding RUN and FYVE domain-containing protein 4 isoform X1: protein MAGEGELSRVIKDLQKTVAELKCRYQEQNLPVTDGSRELHSLCAHLEFLLQFDLKEKRSFFGQRKDYWDFLCQGLARCRQEHEGIHFVTSLDKLKTPVGRGRAFLRYCLVHRQLAESLQLCLLDPESLCEWYYARSPFLSPKRRAEILGSLYELDCVTFHLALYRDDLDTAWPMFSEPLVRPSPVIRSSPAKTALQTDSIGTVAHGWSDGTGHPTVALHGTPAHLCPPTLAALQAGSVEMENTDNGEVKKDMEEEVEKDDSEDTKEMKVEDVEVDLEEDLEEKDEELEKDEKEMKDVDVEELEDAHGTGKAAQPDGAGGSGTSPLSTGTRCMLGSLSLVPRQPGGTEESLQALVSQLRAELGQREAAAQALAVRLARVELQHQQQEEDSAQQAQLWAREAEALRETNTFLQRALEAAVAAGDPGALARAQEDARGWQEVAEEQGTRLAKALAEAAVLTSRLQECQEALAAAGQTDVLKDAGTSNEVAAVEKVLQQALELACGPQEPPAAPQTEGEPSTVTSMAMRLASLAATAQEENWQSQQQLQAQRQEMARLQEELSRARQDGERWASALQRAQREALEREATRGAEQARQQELIRDMKERLLELLREKDALWQKTEGIDTPMPSPVPRDPGLCARCRKDFRLLSRRYSCRWAMGEIGGGAGTVQASALTSCFLSRLCQGKVCHTCSVDMGKHGRCCLVCYQQGQPQAT from the exons atggcaggggaaggggagctCAGCCGTGTCATCAAGGACCTGCAGA AGACTGTGGCCGAGCTGAAATGCCGCTACCAGGAGCAGAACCTGCCGGTGACAGACGGGAGCCGGGAGCTGCACAGCCTCTGTGCCCACCTAGAGTTTCTCCTCCAG TTTGACCTCAAGGAGAAGAGGAGCTTCTTTGGGCAGCGCAAGGACTATTGGGACTTCTTGTGCCAGGGCCTAGCACGGTGCCGGCAGGAGCATGAAGGCATTCACTTTGTCACTTCCCTGGACAAG CTGAAGACCCCTGTGGGCAGGGGCCGGGCCTTTCTGCGGTATTGCCTGGTGCACCGGCAGCTGGCAGagtccctgcagctctgcctcctcgACCCTGAGAGTCTCTG CGAGTGGTACTACGCCCGCAGCCCCTTCCTGAGTCCCAAACGGcgagcagagatcctgggcaGCCTCTATGAGCTGGACTGTGTCACCTTCCACCTGGCCCTGTACAGGGATGACCTGGACACCGCCTGGCCCATGTTCTCCGA GCCACTGGTACGGCCCAGCCCGGTGatcaggagcagcccagccaagacagccctgcagacagacAGTATTGGCACTGTGGCACATGGATGGTCTGATGGCACTGGCCATCCCACTGTGGCGCTCCATGGGACACCAGCCCATCTGTGCCCACCCACTTTGGCtgccctgcaggcagggagcgtggaaatggaaaatacagacaATGGGGAGGTGAAGAAGGACATGGAAGAGGAGGTAGAGAAGGATGACAGTGAGGATACAAAGGAGATGAAGGTGGAGGATGTGGAAGTGGACTTGGAGGAGGATTTGGAAGAGAAGGatgaagagctggaaaaggatgAGAAGGAGATGAAGGATGTAGATGTAGAGGAACTGGAGGATGCACATGGCACTGGCAAAGCAGCCCAGCCTGATGGTGCTGGAGGGTCTGGCACGTCCCCACTGTCGACTGGCACAAGGTGCATGCTGGGGTCCCTGTCACTGGTGCCCAGGCAGCCAGGTGGGACAGAGGAATCCCTGCAGGCTCTGGTGTCCCAGCTGAGGGCTGAGCTGGGTCAGCGTGAGGCGGCAGCACAGGCGCTGGCGGTGCGCCTGGCACGGGTGGaactgcagcaccagcagcaggaggaggacaGTGCCCAGCAGGCCCAGCTGTGGGCACGTGAGGCTGAGGCACTGCGGGAAACCAACACCTTCCTTCAGCGGGCACTGGAGGCAGCGGTGGCAGCGGGGGACCCGGGGGCACTGGCACGGGCACAGGAGGACGCACGGGGCTGGCAAGaggtggcagaggagcagggtaCCCGGCTGGCCAAGGCGCTGGCGGAGGCGGCGGTGCTGACCTCACGCCTGCAGGAATGCCAGGAAGCGCTGGCGGCGGCAGGACAGACGGACGTGCTGAAGGATGCTGGTACCTCAAATGAGGTGGCTGCCGTGGagaaggtgctgcagcaggcactggaGCTCGCCTGTGGtccccaggagcccccagcagccccccagACAGAAGGGGAACCAAGCACGGTCACCAGCATGGCCATG CGCTTGGCCAGCCTGGCCGCCACAGCACAGGAGGAGAactggcagagccagcagcagctccaggcccagcGACAGGAGATGGCAcggctgcaggaggagctcagCAG GGCCCGGCAGGACGGTGAGCGCTGGGCATCGGCGCTGCAGCGGGCGCAGCGGGAGGCGCTGGAGCGGGAGGCGACGCGCGGCGCCGAGCAGGCACGGCAGCAGGAGCTCATCCGCGACATGAAGGAgcggctgctggagctgctgcg GGAGAAGGATGCCCTGTGGCAGAAGACAGAGGGCATTGACACCCCGATGCCCAGTCCGGTGCCCCGCGACCCAGGCTTGTGTGCCCGCTGCCGCAAGGATTTCCGTCTCCTCTCCCGGCGGTACAGCTGCAGGTGGGCTATGGGGGAAATCGGGGGTGGCGCTGGCACAGTGCAGGCATCAGCTCTCACCTCCTGCTTTCTCagcaggctgtgccagggcaagGTGTGCCACACGTGCTCTGTGGACATGGGAAAGCACGGCCGCTGCTGCCTGGTTTGCTACCAGCAAGGGCAGCCACAAGCTACGTga
- the RUFY4 gene encoding RUN and FYVE domain-containing protein 4 isoform X2 yields the protein MAGEGELSRVIKDLQKTVAELKCRYQEQNLPVTDGSRELHSLCAHLEFLLQFDLKEKRSFFGQRKDYWDFLCQGLARCRQEHEGIHFVTSLDKLKTPVGRGRAFLRYCLVHRQLAESLQLCLLDPESLCEWYYARSPFLSPKRRAEILGSLYELDCVTFHLALYRDDLDTAWPMFSEPLVRPSPVIRSSPAKTALQTDSIGTVAHGWSDGTGHPTVALHGTPAHLCPPTLAALQAGSVEMENTDNGEVKKDMEEEVEKDDSEDTKEMKVEDVEVDLEEDLEEKDEELEKDEKEMKDVDVEELEDAHGTGKAAQPDGAGGSGTSPLSTGTRCMLGSLSLVPRQPGGTEESLQALVSQLRAELGQREAAAQALAVRLARVELQHQQQEEDSAQQAQLWAREAEALRETNTFLQRALEAAVAAGDPGALARAQEDARGWQEVAEEQGTRLAKALAEAAVLTSRLQECQEALAAAGQTDVLKDAGTSNEVAAVEKVLQQALELACGPQEPPAAPQTEGEPSTVTSMAMRLASLAATAQEENWQSQQQLQAQRQEMARLQEELSRARQDGERWASALQRAQREALEREATRGAEQARQQELIRDMKERLLELLREKDALWQKTEGIDTPMPSPVPRDPGLCARCRKDFRLLSRRYSCRLCQGKVCHTCSVDMGKHGRCCLVCYQQGQPQAT from the exons atggcaggggaaggggagctCAGCCGTGTCATCAAGGACCTGCAGA AGACTGTGGCCGAGCTGAAATGCCGCTACCAGGAGCAGAACCTGCCGGTGACAGACGGGAGCCGGGAGCTGCACAGCCTCTGTGCCCACCTAGAGTTTCTCCTCCAG TTTGACCTCAAGGAGAAGAGGAGCTTCTTTGGGCAGCGCAAGGACTATTGGGACTTCTTGTGCCAGGGCCTAGCACGGTGCCGGCAGGAGCATGAAGGCATTCACTTTGTCACTTCCCTGGACAAG CTGAAGACCCCTGTGGGCAGGGGCCGGGCCTTTCTGCGGTATTGCCTGGTGCACCGGCAGCTGGCAGagtccctgcagctctgcctcctcgACCCTGAGAGTCTCTG CGAGTGGTACTACGCCCGCAGCCCCTTCCTGAGTCCCAAACGGcgagcagagatcctgggcaGCCTCTATGAGCTGGACTGTGTCACCTTCCACCTGGCCCTGTACAGGGATGACCTGGACACCGCCTGGCCCATGTTCTCCGA GCCACTGGTACGGCCCAGCCCGGTGatcaggagcagcccagccaagacagccctgcagacagacAGTATTGGCACTGTGGCACATGGATGGTCTGATGGCACTGGCCATCCCACTGTGGCGCTCCATGGGACACCAGCCCATCTGTGCCCACCCACTTTGGCtgccctgcaggcagggagcgtggaaatggaaaatacagacaATGGGGAGGTGAAGAAGGACATGGAAGAGGAGGTAGAGAAGGATGACAGTGAGGATACAAAGGAGATGAAGGTGGAGGATGTGGAAGTGGACTTGGAGGAGGATTTGGAAGAGAAGGatgaagagctggaaaaggatgAGAAGGAGATGAAGGATGTAGATGTAGAGGAACTGGAGGATGCACATGGCACTGGCAAAGCAGCCCAGCCTGATGGTGCTGGAGGGTCTGGCACGTCCCCACTGTCGACTGGCACAAGGTGCATGCTGGGGTCCCTGTCACTGGTGCCCAGGCAGCCAGGTGGGACAGAGGAATCCCTGCAGGCTCTGGTGTCCCAGCTGAGGGCTGAGCTGGGTCAGCGTGAGGCGGCAGCACAGGCGCTGGCGGTGCGCCTGGCACGGGTGGaactgcagcaccagcagcaggaggaggacaGTGCCCAGCAGGCCCAGCTGTGGGCACGTGAGGCTGAGGCACTGCGGGAAACCAACACCTTCCTTCAGCGGGCACTGGAGGCAGCGGTGGCAGCGGGGGACCCGGGGGCACTGGCACGGGCACAGGAGGACGCACGGGGCTGGCAAGaggtggcagaggagcagggtaCCCGGCTGGCCAAGGCGCTGGCGGAGGCGGCGGTGCTGACCTCACGCCTGCAGGAATGCCAGGAAGCGCTGGCGGCGGCAGGACAGACGGACGTGCTGAAGGATGCTGGTACCTCAAATGAGGTGGCTGCCGTGGagaaggtgctgcagcaggcactggaGCTCGCCTGTGGtccccaggagcccccagcagccccccagACAGAAGGGGAACCAAGCACGGTCACCAGCATGGCCATG CGCTTGGCCAGCCTGGCCGCCACAGCACAGGAGGAGAactggcagagccagcagcagctccaggcccagcGACAGGAGATGGCAcggctgcaggaggagctcagCAG GGCCCGGCAGGACGGTGAGCGCTGGGCATCGGCGCTGCAGCGGGCGCAGCGGGAGGCGCTGGAGCGGGAGGCGACGCGCGGCGCCGAGCAGGCACGGCAGCAGGAGCTCATCCGCGACATGAAGGAgcggctgctggagctgctgcg GGAGAAGGATGCCCTGTGGCAGAAGACAGAGGGCATTGACACCCCGATGCCCAGTCCGGTGCCCCGCGACCCAGGCTTGTGTGCCCGCTGCCGCAAGGATTTCCGTCTCCTCTCCCGGCGGTACAGCTGCAG gctgtgccagggcaagGTGTGCCACACGTGCTCTGTGGACATGGGAAAGCACGGCCGCTGCTGCCTGGTTTGCTACCAGCAAGGGCAGCCACAAGCTACGTga
- the LOC107207279 gene encoding C-X-C chemokine receptor type 2, translating into MESLSYSGDFSNILYLYNYTYDYSTAMPDTAISSSPCRPESSVLNKYLVVVIYCLVFILSVVGNGLVVLVVTSSHTSRSVTDVYLLNLAVADLLFALSLPLWAAYRAHEWVFGTVMCKAISVLQEANFYSGILLLACISVDRYLAIVYATRAATEKRHWVKFVCLGIWVFSILLSLPVLLFREAFHSPNNGTVCYERISGEDTAKWRVVLRFLPQTFGFVLPLLVMLFCYGVTIHTLLQTKNAQKQRAMKVIFAVVLVFLICWLPYNITLVSDTLMRTQAIAETCERRNRIDTALSVTQVLGFAHSCINPIIYAFIGQKFRNSFLKILAQRGLISKDAVARYGRTSYASTSGNTSTTL; encoded by the coding sequence ATGGAGTCCTTGTCCTACAGTGGAGATTTCTCCAACATCTTATACCTTTACAACTACACCTATGACTACAGCACAGCCATGCCTGACACTGCTATTTCATCCTCTCCGTGCCGGCCTGAAAGCTCTGTCCTCAACAAGTACCTGGTGGTGGTGATCTACTGCCTTGTCTTCATCCTCAGTGTGGTGGGGAACgggctggtggtgctggtggtgaCCTCCAGCCACACCAGCCGCTCTGTCACCGATGTCTACCTGCTCAACCTGGCTGTGGCAGACCTGCTCTTCGCTTTGAGCCTGCCGCTTTGGGCAGCCTACCGAGCCCACGAGTGGGTCTTTGGCACTGTGATGTGCAAAGccatctctgtgctgcaggaagccAACTTCTACAGTGGCATCCTTCTGCTGGCCTGCATTAGCGTGGACCGCTACCTGGCCATCGTCTACGCCACGCGGGCTGCCACTGAGAAGAGGCACTGGGTGAAGTTTGTCTGCCTGGGCATCTGGGTCTTCTCCATACTGCTCTCCCTGCCCGTGCTGCTCTTCCGTGAGGCTTTCCACTCGCCCAACAATGGCACCGTGTGCTATGAGCGCATCAGTGGCGAGGACACGGCCAAGTGGCGTGTAGTGCTGCGGTTCCTGCCACAGACATTTGGCTTTGTCTTGCCCCTCCTGGTGATGCTCTTCTGTTATGGCGTCACCATCCACACCCTCCTACAGACCAAGAATGCTCAGAAGCAGCGGGCCATGAAGGTCATCTTTGCCGTGGTGCTGGTCTTCCTCATCTGCTGGCTGCCCTACAACATCACACTGGTGAGCGACACCCTCATGAGGACACAGGCCATTGCCGAGACCTGTGAGAGGAGGAACCGCATCGACACAGCCCTCTCTGTCACACAGGTCCTGGGCTTTGCCCACAGCTGCATTAACCCTATCATCTACGCCTTCATCGGTCAAAAGTTTCGCAACAGCTTCCTCAAGATCCTGGCACAGCGTGGGCTGATCAGCAAGGATGCTGTTGCCCGCTATGGACGCACCTCCTATGCCTCCACCTCTGGCAATACATCCACCACCCTCTGA